The genomic window TAACATTTCACCACTGATCAAAATAAATAACCCTGTTCACGGGTAATCTGGTTTCTTTATCCACAGGTTTCTCCACCCTACCGATTAATAACATCATCACGACTTTCATGGAATAGGGAATCGTCAGTAAATTTTTGACGTCATCCTCCCGATAAGTCGTAACCAGGGCGGAACCCAGATTTTCATGTTCAGCCTGAATCATCATAAAGGAAATGGCAAAACTCAAATCCATAGGATAAGACAGTTCTCCATTAGGCATCCTATAGCCGATATTTGTCGTACAGGCGGCAATAACTACTGGAGCCTCAGAAAAACGTTCATCCCCATAGGCACTATTTTTTAATTTTTCTTTGATCTCCGGATCTTTCAGAACAATAAAACGCCAGGGCTGCCTGTTCTTAGCCGAGGGGGCTATTCTGCCCGCATTGAGTACTCGATCAAGGGAGTCCTCAGGAATGGGAAGGTCCTGGAAAGATCCAGCAGTCACTCTATTCTTTATTTCGGGAATTAATTCCATGAAATAATAATAGCATAATTGTTAAAAAAAAATAATCAATATTGACGGCATGCCATGGTTTTTCCTATTCTTGATTCATGTCCCGCAGATTAATTCCTTTAGTACTACTCCTCTTTCTTAAAATAGCTCTCTATTCCCAGGAGAATACAATTAAAGACAGTCCCGCTGTTTTCCGTGAAAGCCTGGATTTCATATCAGGGATGGAGTCTAGACAGGAGGGTTCGAAGGATGAAAAAGCTGTTTTTTCCTATATTGAAGATTTTTTAATTTCCAGGAATTTTTCATATGAATTTCAGGGATTAACAGATATTGAAGATTATCATTCTTTTTCCAGCAATCTGGTCGTGACCATACCAGGCAAAAACCAGGAGCAGCTGATTCTGGCCGTCCCTGTAGACACCCCGGTGAATGCTGATGAAGCAGGGAATGATCTGGCATTAAATGCGGCATTAGCCTTGGCATTTATGAATGAATGGACAGCCTTGACTCCCCCCATCACACTCATTTTTTTATTTTCAAGTGCGGATAATTTTCAAAGAGGATATGTAGGATCCCCAGCTTTTTTAAAAAATTATTCATATCAGGCAGATTCATGTCTGGTTTATCTTCTTTTAAAAGAAAAACATGAAATACCTGAAATTTTCGGAAGTACACCAGGCTTAAATGCACCTGCCTGGTTGATGGAAGGCCTCAGGATTAGTTTAACCGCGGCTGGATTGGAATCCCGAATTGATAGTACAGCTCTTTTAATCAATAGAGCAGGACTGTCCACGCGTTATCTTCCCATCATTAAATACCTCGACGAAGATATTCCGGCTGCCGCTCTGATCAGCAGCGGCAGCAGAGGTGCTCCAATCGAAAACCAGGCGGTTCTGTATCTGGATTTTCTACACAAATTCACAAAGCTTTACGAACACGATTTTCCCGAGAACTGGGAGACAAATTATTTTTACCTGGGACGTGACGGATCAATTGTTTCCTTTCTTTCAGAAAGGAATTTACTCATTCTCTATGTATTCATGATCAGCTTAGTTCTGATACTTCCCCTGTTTCAACAGCGGAGTATTTATCTGAATTACAGAAAATTCAGGCATCAATTATGGCTTATACCTGTGATGGTCTATCTTAGTTTCCTTTTTTTTATGATTTCAACCCTCATGCTTGAAGAATTAAGGGCACTTCATAGGTATTCGGACCTCTGGAAACAGTATCCCCTCTATTTTTTCATACTAAAATCAATTACAGTTCTGTTTTTATCTTCTTTCTTTCTCAATATGCTGAGAGGTCTCCCCTTTCCCAGAAACCCGCATTTCTATTCATATTTCGCCTTCATCATATCTTTTATCAATCTTATCATTGTCTCACTCTTTAATATTTCCTTTAGTCCAATCATGCTGATCAGCCTTATTTTTGTTTTTCTTTTTGTCACATCCCGACAGAAAGTCAGTAAAAGAGTATTTATGATCCTGTCCATACTGCCTCAGTTATTGGTTCTTCTTTTTTTATTCAGCAGAGATTATATCACGGTGTATGATTTTTCAATTTTTTCAAGAATTAAAGGAAACTGGGTTCTCACCTTCATTACTCTTCCGCTGATCTGTATGATTTCCAGTTTAAGCTTTTATCATCACCATTATGATAAAAGCCGTCAGGAAGTGAAAACAGCATTGATGACTCTGGTTCTGGCTCTCACCACCGTTTTCATGGTGTATTTCTCATTTCAATTGGAGCCTTTCAGTCCCGGATTCAGGCAGAATCTCATCTTGACGGACAAATTTAATCTAGATTCTCAGCATCGGGAAGTTCTTCTGAGCAGTCCTGGAAATATTGGTTCGGGAAGACTGATTCTGGGATCTACAGTCGTTCCCTTCACTGATATCGGGAATGAAATGAGGATACAGGGAGAAATTGAAGGGAATCCACTGGAAGTTCAATGGGAAACGGATCTGTTTCTGGACAGAAGGATCATTGATCTCACAATTTATTCGGAATTGGAACCCGAAGAGATCCAACTGAATATCAATTCAGATGCGACCATTTTACTCTATGACTGTCCTTACCCCTATGAGATTCAGCCCGACTTAAAGTCTGTGAAGATTTCTATTGGATTAAATCCACCCATGCCCTTGAAGATTCCTCTTATATTCTCAAGAGATTCTTCACCAAATATTGAATTTCATGTAACAAAAAATAAATCCACATACATGGTTGAACTTGATAAGAAACAGATAGACCTGGAAAGACATACTATTGTCTCCAAAACAATTTCTTTCTCGGAGATTCAATCTCCTTCAGTACAAAATTAGTAATTGGAAAGATAGAGACCCCGCTTTATTTTTCTTGTAGCTGTCTTTTCAAAGGCACTCTTCTGTATCTCAAATTTAGAGATGCGCGAGAAAAGAGGCAGCTTCTGGTTCAATTGATTTATCAAGGCATCCATGTCTTTCAGCAGTTGTTCATTTTGACAATCCCCATCATAGTCCCTGAAAAAAAGATCCTGATCTGGATATATTAACGCCGAAAGCTGCTGATCATCCAAATAGACAATCGATTCTTCAATCAGAAGAGTCGACGACAACATGATTTCAATGACTTCTGGGTATATATTTTCACCGGAACTGCGGACGATCACATTTTTGCTTCGTCCCTTGATATAGAGGAATCCATCCCCATCCAGAATGCCCCGGTCCCCCGTCTTGAACCAGCCGTCAGGGCAGAATACGGTCGCCGTCTCTTCCTCTTTTCTAAAGTAGCCTTTCATAACCTGGGGTCCCAAGACTTCAATATCTCCGATGCCGGATTCATCGCAATGACTGATCCGAATTTTAGTATTTCTCACAGCCTTTCCCACAGAACCGAAACGGGATTCTTTCAAGGAAGAAAATGTAAGCAGAGGAGATGTCTCGCTGAGTCCGTATCCCAATAGATAGGGTATGCGGGCCTCTTTCATAAATGTTTCTACCTGCTCGCTGAAATTAGCTCCGCCGATTATGATACATTTTATACGCCCCCCGAAATAGTTCATAACGGATTTTCCTGCGATCCTGTAAAATCCTTTCCTCAAAAGTGGTGACATTGTAGTGGCTTTTTTCAATAAGCTCTTTGATTCAATGAGGGGCACAATTTTCTTTTGAAAAATCTTCTCAAAGATCAGAGGAACTCCGCCCAGAATTGTTGGTTTAACCTTCTGAAAGACAATTTGGAGGTATTCAGGTGTGGGCTTTCTTTTCAAAAAGCAAATCCGTGGGCCCTTATACATGGTAGAAAGAAAAGCAGATGTGGAACCGAATGAGTGTGCCAGAGGAAGCAGTGACAGAAGGATGGCATTTTCGTCAAAACATTCATCAATAAGATCTGTTCCCTCGTACAGATTGGTCACCAGATTATTATGAGTTAACATGACGGCTTTGGAAAATCCGGTTGTACCCGAGGTGTAGAGTAGTTCTGCCACATCCGAAGGATCTGTGGGATAGCATCCCTGATCATCCGCCTGGAGGGAA from Oceanispirochaeta sp. includes these protein-coding regions:
- a CDS encoding nitroreductase family protein, with the protein product MELIPEIKNRVTAGSFQDLPIPEDSLDRVLNAGRIAPSAKNRQPWRFIVLKDPEIKEKLKNSAYGDERFSEAPVVIAACTTNIGYRMPNGELSYPMDLSFAISFMMIQAEHENLGSALVTTYREDDVKNLLTIPYSMKVVMMLLIGRVEKPVDKETRLPVNRVIYFDQW
- a CDS encoding AMP-binding protein, with the protein product MPFLLKINTINEFHKEAVKRYEKRPFLYFVDDEPISYKEYGQQVAELRRKLVQQDLKKADAIVLLGPASPNWAISFMAVMSAGFVVVPVMEEFPDLDIDHIIENSGCAAVILAPPYVGKESLPALKNRTLISMDDFSIIKQGEQIKRDQHINPFTDRSDTLSLQADDQGCYPTDPSDVAELLYTSGTTGFSKAVMLTHNNLVTNLYEGTDLIDECFDENAILLSLLPLAHSFGSTSAFLSTMYKGPRICFLKRKPTPEYLQIVFQKVKPTILGGVPLIFEKIFQKKIVPLIESKSLLKKATTMSPLLRKGFYRIAGKSVMNYFGGRIKCIIIGGANFSEQVETFMKEARIPYLLGYGLSETSPLLTFSSLKESRFGSVGKAVRNTKIRISHCDESGIGDIEVLGPQVMKGYFRKEEETATVFCPDGWFKTGDRGILDGDGFLYIKGRSKNVIVRSSGENIYPEVIEIMLSSTLLIEESIVYLDDQQLSALIYPDQDLFFRDYDGDCQNEQLLKDMDALINQLNQKLPLFSRISKFEIQKSAFEKTATRKIKRGLYLSNY